In the genome of Pseudorca crassidens isolate mPseCra1 chromosome 12, mPseCra1.hap1, whole genome shotgun sequence, one region contains:
- the KMT5A gene encoding N-lysine methyltransferase KMT5A isoform X2: protein MARGRKMSKPRAVEAAAAAAAVAATAPGPEMVERRGPGRPRTNGENVFTGQSKIYTYMSPNKCSGMRSPLQEENSVAHHEVKCQGKPLAGIYRKRDEKRNSGNAIRSSMKAEEQKIKDARRGPLAPFPNQKSEATEPPKTPTSSCDSPNAAAAKQALKKPVRAKQAPRKKAQGKTQQNRKLTDFYPVRRSSRKSKAELQSEERKRIDELIESGKEEGMKIDLIDGKGRGVIATKQFSRGEFVVEYHGDLIEITDAKKREALYAQDPSTGCYMYYFQYLSKTYCVDATRETNRLGRLINHSKCGNCQTKLHDIDGVPHLILIASRDIEAGEELLYDYGDRSRASIEAHPWLKH, encoded by the exons ATGGCTAGAG GCAGGAAGATGTCCAAGCCCCGCGCggtggaggcggcggcggcggcggcggcggtggcagcGACGGCCCCGGGCCCGGAGATGGTGGAGCGGAGGGGCCCGGGGAGGCCCCGCACCAACGGG GAGAATGTATTTACCGGGCAATCAAAGATCTATACCTACATGAGCCCGAACAAATGCTCTGGAATGCGTTCCCCCCTTCAGGAAGAGAACTCAGTTGCACATCACGAAGTCAAATGCCAGGGGAAGCCGTTAGCTGGAATCTACAGGAAACGCGACG AGAAAAGAAACTCTGGGAATGCAATACGAAGCTCCATGAAGGCCGAGGAACAGAAGATCAAAGACGCCAGGAGAGGTCCCCTGGCCCCTTTTCCAAACCAAAAATCTGAAGCAACAGAACCTCCCAAAACCCCGACCTCGTCTTGTGATTCTCCCAATGCAGCTGCCGCCAAGCAAGCCCTGAAAAAGCCCGTCAGGGCCAAACAGGCTCCCAGGAAAAA AGCTCAAGGAAAAACGCAGCAGAATCGTAAGCTCACAGATTTCTACCCTGTTCGAAGGAGCTCCAGGAAGAGCAAAGCTGAGCTGCAG tctgaagaaaggaaaagaatagacGAATTGATTGAAAGtgggaaagaagaaggaatgaaG ATTGACCTCATTGACGGCAAAGGCAGGGGCGTGATTGCCACCAAGCAGTTCTCCCGGGGCGAGTTTGTGGTGGAATACCACGGGGACCTCATCGAGATCACCGACGCCAAGAAGCGGGAGGCTCTGTACGCGCAAGACCCCTCCACGGGCTGCTACATGTACTATTTTCAGTATCTGAGCAAAACCTACTG cgTGGATGCAACCAGAGAGACAAATCGCCTGGGAAGACTGATCAACCACAGTAAATGTGGGAACTGCCAAACCAAACTGCACGACATCGACGGCGTGCCTCACCTCATCCTCATTGCCTCTCGCGACATCGAGGCTGGGGAGGAGCTCCTGTATGACTATGGGGACCGCAGCCGGGCTTCCATCGAAGCCCACCCCTGGCTGAAGCATTAA
- the KMT5A gene encoding N-lysine methyltransferase KMT5A isoform X1, translated as MGEGGAVGRRRPFPGAPRRRWWRRQQQQQRQRQRWWPGRGGGGEGEGAGRAAMGLAGLQENVFTGQSKIYTYMSPNKCSGMRSPLQEENSVAHHEVKCQGKPLAGIYRKRDEKRNSGNAIRSSMKAEEQKIKDARRGPLAPFPNQKSEATEPPKTPTSSCDSPNAAAAKQALKKPVRAKQAPRKKAQGKTQQNRKLTDFYPVRRSSRKSKAELQSEERKRIDELIESGKEEGMKIDLIDGKGRGVIATKQFSRGEFVVEYHGDLIEITDAKKREALYAQDPSTGCYMYYFQYLSKTYCVDATRETNRLGRLINHSKCGNCQTKLHDIDGVPHLILIASRDIEAGEELLYDYGDRSRASIEAHPWLKH; from the exons ATGGGGGAAGGGGGCGCCGTGGGGCGCCGCCGGCCGTTCCCCGGGGCGCCGCGGCGGCgctggtggcggcggcagcagcagcagcagcggcagcggcagcgcTGGTGGCcgggccgcggcggcggcggcgagggcGAGGGCGCGGGGCGCGCCGCCATGGGCCTGGCCGGGCTGCAG GAGAATGTATTTACCGGGCAATCAAAGATCTATACCTACATGAGCCCGAACAAATGCTCTGGAATGCGTTCCCCCCTTCAGGAAGAGAACTCAGTTGCACATCACGAAGTCAAATGCCAGGGGAAGCCGTTAGCTGGAATCTACAGGAAACGCGACG AGAAAAGAAACTCTGGGAATGCAATACGAAGCTCCATGAAGGCCGAGGAACAGAAGATCAAAGACGCCAGGAGAGGTCCCCTGGCCCCTTTTCCAAACCAAAAATCTGAAGCAACAGAACCTCCCAAAACCCCGACCTCGTCTTGTGATTCTCCCAATGCAGCTGCCGCCAAGCAAGCCCTGAAAAAGCCCGTCAGGGCCAAACAGGCTCCCAGGAAAAA AGCTCAAGGAAAAACGCAGCAGAATCGTAAGCTCACAGATTTCTACCCTGTTCGAAGGAGCTCCAGGAAGAGCAAAGCTGAGCTGCAG tctgaagaaaggaaaagaatagacGAATTGATTGAAAGtgggaaagaagaaggaatgaaG ATTGACCTCATTGACGGCAAAGGCAGGGGCGTGATTGCCACCAAGCAGTTCTCCCGGGGCGAGTTTGTGGTGGAATACCACGGGGACCTCATCGAGATCACCGACGCCAAGAAGCGGGAGGCTCTGTACGCGCAAGACCCCTCCACGGGCTGCTACATGTACTATTTTCAGTATCTGAGCAAAACCTACTG cgTGGATGCAACCAGAGAGACAAATCGCCTGGGAAGACTGATCAACCACAGTAAATGTGGGAACTGCCAAACCAAACTGCACGACATCGACGGCGTGCCTCACCTCATCCTCATTGCCTCTCGCGACATCGAGGCTGGGGAGGAGCTCCTGTATGACTATGGGGACCGCAGCCGGGCTTCCATCGAAGCCCACCCCTGGCTGAAGCATTAA
- the KMT5A gene encoding N-lysine methyltransferase KMT5A isoform X3 yields MSKPRAVEAAAAAAAVAATAPGPEMVERRGPGRPRTNGENVFTGQSKIYTYMSPNKCSGMRSPLQEENSVAHHEVKCQGKPLAGIYRKRDEKRNSGNAIRSSMKAEEQKIKDARRGPLAPFPNQKSEATEPPKTPTSSCDSPNAAAAKQALKKPVRAKQAPRKKAQGKTQQNRKLTDFYPVRRSSRKSKAELQSEERKRIDELIESGKEEGMKIDLIDGKGRGVIATKQFSRGEFVVEYHGDLIEITDAKKREALYAQDPSTGCYMYYFQYLSKTYCVDATRETNRLGRLINHSKCGNCQTKLHDIDGVPHLILIASRDIEAGEELLYDYGDRSRASIEAHPWLKH; encoded by the exons ATGTCCAAGCCCCGCGCggtggaggcggcggcggcggcggcggcggtggcagcGACGGCCCCGGGCCCGGAGATGGTGGAGCGGAGGGGCCCGGGGAGGCCCCGCACCAACGGG GAGAATGTATTTACCGGGCAATCAAAGATCTATACCTACATGAGCCCGAACAAATGCTCTGGAATGCGTTCCCCCCTTCAGGAAGAGAACTCAGTTGCACATCACGAAGTCAAATGCCAGGGGAAGCCGTTAGCTGGAATCTACAGGAAACGCGACG AGAAAAGAAACTCTGGGAATGCAATACGAAGCTCCATGAAGGCCGAGGAACAGAAGATCAAAGACGCCAGGAGAGGTCCCCTGGCCCCTTTTCCAAACCAAAAATCTGAAGCAACAGAACCTCCCAAAACCCCGACCTCGTCTTGTGATTCTCCCAATGCAGCTGCCGCCAAGCAAGCCCTGAAAAAGCCCGTCAGGGCCAAACAGGCTCCCAGGAAAAA AGCTCAAGGAAAAACGCAGCAGAATCGTAAGCTCACAGATTTCTACCCTGTTCGAAGGAGCTCCAGGAAGAGCAAAGCTGAGCTGCAG tctgaagaaaggaaaagaatagacGAATTGATTGAAAGtgggaaagaagaaggaatgaaG ATTGACCTCATTGACGGCAAAGGCAGGGGCGTGATTGCCACCAAGCAGTTCTCCCGGGGCGAGTTTGTGGTGGAATACCACGGGGACCTCATCGAGATCACCGACGCCAAGAAGCGGGAGGCTCTGTACGCGCAAGACCCCTCCACGGGCTGCTACATGTACTATTTTCAGTATCTGAGCAAAACCTACTG cgTGGATGCAACCAGAGAGACAAATCGCCTGGGAAGACTGATCAACCACAGTAAATGTGGGAACTGCCAAACCAAACTGCACGACATCGACGGCGTGCCTCACCTCATCCTCATTGCCTCTCGCGACATCGAGGCTGGGGAGGAGCTCCTGTATGACTATGGGGACCGCAGCCGGGCTTCCATCGAAGCCCACCCCTGGCTGAAGCATTAA
- the KMT5A gene encoding N-lysine methyltransferase KMT5A isoform X4 → MSPNKCSGMRSPLQEENSVAHHEVKCQGKPLAGIYRKRDEKRNSGNAIRSSMKAEEQKIKDARRGPLAPFPNQKSEATEPPKTPTSSCDSPNAAAAKQALKKPVRAKQAPRKKAQGKTQQNRKLTDFYPVRRSSRKSKAELQSEERKRIDELIESGKEEGMKIDLIDGKGRGVIATKQFSRGEFVVEYHGDLIEITDAKKREALYAQDPSTGCYMYYFQYLSKTYCVDATRETNRLGRLINHSKCGNCQTKLHDIDGVPHLILIASRDIEAGEELLYDYGDRSRASIEAHPWLKH, encoded by the exons ATGAGCCCGAACAAATGCTCTGGAATGCGTTCCCCCCTTCAGGAAGAGAACTCAGTTGCACATCACGAAGTCAAATGCCAGGGGAAGCCGTTAGCTGGAATCTACAGGAAACGCGACG AGAAAAGAAACTCTGGGAATGCAATACGAAGCTCCATGAAGGCCGAGGAACAGAAGATCAAAGACGCCAGGAGAGGTCCCCTGGCCCCTTTTCCAAACCAAAAATCTGAAGCAACAGAACCTCCCAAAACCCCGACCTCGTCTTGTGATTCTCCCAATGCAGCTGCCGCCAAGCAAGCCCTGAAAAAGCCCGTCAGGGCCAAACAGGCTCCCAGGAAAAA AGCTCAAGGAAAAACGCAGCAGAATCGTAAGCTCACAGATTTCTACCCTGTTCGAAGGAGCTCCAGGAAGAGCAAAGCTGAGCTGCAG tctgaagaaaggaaaagaatagacGAATTGATTGAAAGtgggaaagaagaaggaatgaaG ATTGACCTCATTGACGGCAAAGGCAGGGGCGTGATTGCCACCAAGCAGTTCTCCCGGGGCGAGTTTGTGGTGGAATACCACGGGGACCTCATCGAGATCACCGACGCCAAGAAGCGGGAGGCTCTGTACGCGCAAGACCCCTCCACGGGCTGCTACATGTACTATTTTCAGTATCTGAGCAAAACCTACTG cgTGGATGCAACCAGAGAGACAAATCGCCTGGGAAGACTGATCAACCACAGTAAATGTGGGAACTGCCAAACCAAACTGCACGACATCGACGGCGTGCCTCACCTCATCCTCATTGCCTCTCGCGACATCGAGGCTGGGGAGGAGCTCCTGTATGACTATGGGGACCGCAGCCGGGCTTCCATCGAAGCCCACCCCTGGCTGAAGCATTAA
- the KMT5A gene encoding N-lysine methyltransferase KMT5A isoform X5: MKAEEQKIKDARRGPLAPFPNQKSEATEPPKTPTSSCDSPNAAAAKQALKKPVRAKQAPRKKAQGKTQQNRKLTDFYPVRRSSRKSKAELQSEERKRIDELIESGKEEGMKIDLIDGKGRGVIATKQFSRGEFVVEYHGDLIEITDAKKREALYAQDPSTGCYMYYFQYLSKTYCVDATRETNRLGRLINHSKCGNCQTKLHDIDGVPHLILIASRDIEAGEELLYDYGDRSRASIEAHPWLKH; encoded by the exons ATGAAGGCCGAGGAACAGAAGATCAAAGACGCCAGGAGAGGTCCCCTGGCCCCTTTTCCAAACCAAAAATCTGAAGCAACAGAACCTCCCAAAACCCCGACCTCGTCTTGTGATTCTCCCAATGCAGCTGCCGCCAAGCAAGCCCTGAAAAAGCCCGTCAGGGCCAAACAGGCTCCCAGGAAAAA AGCTCAAGGAAAAACGCAGCAGAATCGTAAGCTCACAGATTTCTACCCTGTTCGAAGGAGCTCCAGGAAGAGCAAAGCTGAGCTGCAG tctgaagaaaggaaaagaatagacGAATTGATTGAAAGtgggaaagaagaaggaatgaaG ATTGACCTCATTGACGGCAAAGGCAGGGGCGTGATTGCCACCAAGCAGTTCTCCCGGGGCGAGTTTGTGGTGGAATACCACGGGGACCTCATCGAGATCACCGACGCCAAGAAGCGGGAGGCTCTGTACGCGCAAGACCCCTCCACGGGCTGCTACATGTACTATTTTCAGTATCTGAGCAAAACCTACTG cgTGGATGCAACCAGAGAGACAAATCGCCTGGGAAGACTGATCAACCACAGTAAATGTGGGAACTGCCAAACCAAACTGCACGACATCGACGGCGTGCCTCACCTCATCCTCATTGCCTCTCGCGACATCGAGGCTGGGGAGGAGCTCCTGTATGACTATGGGGACCGCAGCCGGGCTTCCATCGAAGCCCACCCCTGGCTGAAGCATTAA